The following proteins come from a genomic window of Nostoc sp. ATCC 53789:
- a CDS encoding superoxide dismutase translates to MVFVQPPLPFDKNALEPNGMKAETFEYHYGKHHKAYVDNLNKLTEGTELADKSLEEVIKISFQDSSKAGIFNNAAQVWNHTFFWNSLKPNGGGAPTGDLAARIDKDFGSFDKFKEEFSNAAATQFGSGWSWLIDDGGTLKVIKTPNAENPLAHGKKALLTLDVWEHAYYIDYRNARPAFIKNFLDNLVNWDFAAENLAKA, encoded by the coding sequence ATGGTATTTGTACAGCCCCCGCTACCCTTCGACAAGAATGCTTTAGAGCCAAATGGCATGAAAGCTGAAACTTTCGAGTATCACTATGGCAAGCATCACAAAGCTTATGTAGACAACCTCAACAAGCTGACTGAAGGTACAGAACTTGCTGATAAGTCTCTGGAAGAAGTGATCAAAATTTCCTTCCAAGACTCCTCTAAGGCGGGAATCTTCAACAACGCTGCTCAAGTTTGGAACCACACCTTCTTTTGGAATTCCTTGAAACCAAATGGTGGCGGCGCACCCACAGGGGATCTCGCAGCCAGGATTGATAAAGATTTTGGTAGCTTCGACAAATTCAAGGAAGAGTTCTCTAACGCAGCTGCAACTCAATTTGGCAGTGGTTGGTCTTGGCTGATTGATGATGGTGGTACGCTGAAGGTGATCAAAACACCAAATGCAGAAAACCCTCTAGCTCATGGTAAGAAGGCACTCCTAACCTTGGATGTTTGGGAACATGCTTACTACATTGACTATAGAAACGCTCGTCCAGCGTTCATCAAGAATTTCCTAGATAACTTGGTTAACTGGGACTTTGCTGCTGAAAACTTGGCTAAAGCTTAA
- a CDS encoding AIR synthase related protein: protein MAQALDQVDYDTLDAAKRRFIDAAKRTLTFASAYGTVPSSGLGASANAFSFNLAPFIQAGAPELSLTLVPEGLGTADDTRPDDLSEEELRRFWWNIGIKMISCLTNDAATSGMQTLLLGLYLPSSTPETIFTPAFLDGFLDGVVEGCKRVGCVYLSGETPQLKTKMIPGRLDIAGSVFGVMPPGVAPIDSSRLDAGNTIVLVESSGPHENGFTPLRKLTESLPDGYRTKLPSGQEFWEAMNAASYLYTPLVQAVLGEGIRPTAIENITGHGWQKLMRSVKPLRYVIETMLPVPEIFTFVEGHLEGGAETMLSVFNYGAGFAFYTESEQDAERIVILAREHQLTAVIAGRVEASLSREVVVEPLGVTLKGDSFGIARGV, encoded by the coding sequence ATGGCTCAAGCTCTCGATCAAGTCGATTACGATACTCTCGATGCCGCAAAAAGACGCTTCATCGATGCTGCAAAACGCACACTTACCTTTGCAAGTGCCTATGGTACCGTCCCCTCGTCGGGTCTTGGAGCAAGTGCTAACGCTTTCAGCTTCAACCTCGCTCCATTTATTCAAGCGGGCGCTCCAGAACTTTCTCTAACACTCGTCCCTGAAGGACTAGGAACGGCAGACGATACCCGCCCTGATGACCTTTCTGAAGAAGAACTTCGGCGATTTTGGTGGAATATCGGTATCAAGATGATCTCGTGTTTGACAAACGACGCGGCAACATCAGGGATGCAGACTCTACTTCTTGGTCTTTATCTGCCATCAAGTACTCCTGAAACAATCTTTACCCCCGCTTTCCTTGATGGGTTTCTGGATGGAGTCGTTGAGGGGTGCAAACGAGTAGGATGTGTCTATCTCTCAGGGGAAACTCCTCAATTGAAAACTAAGATGATTCCAGGCCGGCTCGACATTGCGGGTTCGGTTTTTGGCGTGATGCCGCCTGGTGTCGCTCCTATTGATAGCTCGCGTCTGGATGCCGGAAATACTATTGTTCTTGTTGAGAGTTCTGGCCCCCATGAGAACGGGTTTACCCCACTGCGAAAGCTTACTGAGTCTCTTCCTGATGGCTATAGAACAAAACTTCCCAGTGGGCAGGAGTTTTGGGAAGCGATGAATGCTGCGTCGTATCTCTACACGCCACTTGTACAGGCAGTGCTTGGCGAAGGAATTCGCCCCACCGCGATAGAGAATATAACCGGTCATGGTTGGCAGAAGCTGATGCGGTCGGTGAAACCACTTCGGTACGTCATCGAAACAATGCTCCCAGTGCCGGAGATATTTACTTTTGTAGAGGGTCATCTTGAGGGCGGGGCAGAGACGATGCTTTCCGTGTTCAATTACGGAGCCGGATTTGCATTCTATACGGAATCTGAGCAGGATGCAGAAAGGATTGTCATCCTCGCAAGAGAACATCAGCTAACAGCTGTGATTGCCGGCAGGGTTGAAGCGTCCCTTAGCCGCGAGGTGGTAGTAGAACCGCTTGGGGTGACGTTGAAGGGAGATTCTTTTGGAATTGCGCGGGGAGTATAA